The sequence TTTTCCATAGTGAGCAAATATTCTTCAACGAGTCTTCAACAAACTTAATGTAGGTGCTGCAATTGACTCTCATGATGCATTCCTGTTCCTGGATCTTCGTCTGGAGTTCTTTAATCTTAGCTTCATAATGTTGGCTCCGCTCTTTATATACCTGGTCAGTATAGACACCTTCTTCATGCTTAGTAATAACTTTCCTTCTCAACTCGTCGGCCTTGCTCAGCTCTTTGTCCAATCGCTCTAATTCTTTTGCCTCTTCAGCCATCCTGGATTTCTCCCGTCTTTCTACCAGTTGCATTAACAGTGTTTTGTCAGCAGGGTTGAAAGTTAGTTGACTGAGTATCTGAGTCAATTGCTTGAACATGTTCATTTTTTCGATCCGCTCATTACAATTTTTATTTTTGCAGTCACAGTAAATAATGTTTTTTACAGTGTAACTTCTGAGCTTATGCCCGCACTTTCCACATATTAAGAACCCATTGAGATAGAGTCTCTTTTTTTTTGATTCACGAGTCTTCTTATTCCTTACAAACCTGGTTTGAACACTATTAAATAATTCTTCTGATATCAGCGGAGTGTGCAGGCCTTTCACTCCTTGCGGTTTATTCCACTTACATACAATTCTTCCGGCATAAATTGGATGTTTCAGGATTTTCCTTACCCTTCGCTCACTGATTTTTTCCCCAGTTCGTTGTAGCTCAACTGCGATCATACCGATGGTCATGCCATTCAAAAAATCGGAGAAAATTTTCGAAACAATCACTGCTTTGGAATTTTGAATAAGGATAGGTTTCCCAAGGGCATCTCTCATATTGTCAAATCCAAATGGAGCCTTCCAACAAAAATATCCTTGCTTTACTGCCATCATCATCCCAGAAGTTGTTCTCTCATTTTTCACTTCAAGCTCAAGTTGCGAAAGACCTTGTATTACAGTTCTACAAAAATTACCCATAGGCGACTCATCTAAAGGTTGAGAAACGGCTAATATTTTTATATGCAATGCAGTCAGGAGCTCAATAACATGGGTGTGATCTGCCATGGATCTCGCCAACCTATCATATGCCCAAATTATTACTGCATTGATTTTATTCCTCTTATCAGTAACAAATTTTAGGAGGGTTTCCAACTCTGCTCCAATTACTGTAGCACTCTCTCCTTCACCCCGAAACACTCGAACGACTTTATACCCATTAAGATTGGCATATCCTAAACATTTTGCCTCTT is a genomic window of Candidatus Wallbacteria bacterium containing:
- a CDS encoding recombinase family protein, whose protein sequence is MNGTTIDTKRAVILVRVSTKNQAEYGFSLEDQEAKCLGYANLNGYKVVRVFRGEGESATVIGAELETLLKFVTDKRNKINAVIIWAYDRLARSMADHTHVIELLTALHIKILAVSQPLDESPMGNFCRTVIQGLSQLELEVKNERTTSGMMMAVKQGYFCWKAPFGFDNMRDALGKPILIQNSKAVIVSKIFSDFLNGMTIGMIAVELQRTGEKISERRVRKILKHPIYAGRIVCKWNKPQGVKGLHTPLISEELFNSVQTRFVRNKKTRESKKKRLYLNGFLICGKCGHKLRSYTVKNIIYCDCKNKNCNERIEKMNMFKQLTQILSQLTFNPADKTLLMQLVERREKSRMAEEAKELERLDKELSKADELRRKVITKHEEGVYTDQVYKERSQHYEAKIKELQTKIQEQECIMRVNCSTYIKFVEDSLKNICSLWKKIRESGKTKIVISLVRSIFPEGIQLLNRKVYCPTSIFGRTEAAVRNS